The DNA segment GCTTTTCCCTTACAGTGCTCTTAGAGAAAATCTTGTTGGTAATCAGAGATGGACTCAAGACTCCATTGTCAGTGCATTAGATGTATACACTTCAATTGGAAGCCCTCCAGTGTTCCGCTTAAGGTTTATTCTAATTTTCTTTTGAACTTTATGCAACGCTTATCTTAGATCCAAATACGTGTAAACTGACATATACCTCCTCAATGAAGATATGGTTGGTTTTCCAACATTGAATTGGCATCTGTGAGACTGCAAGCACCTTCAGCATCCAGTTCCATTCCAGGTGGAAATTCCATTGACATGGAAAATGAAAAGAGGAAGACTGTGGACTCCATAACCACATCCGGACTCTCAACCAATGATAGATCTGAGAAAAATATGGATCTCTGTAAGGATCAGCTATCCACAGGAATCAAGAGTCATGATTATGCACTCTCTTCCACAGATGTGCCCAATGATCTAAGTGGGTTTGCCACAGGACCTAGAAATAACTTTGATGGGTCGTCGGATCCTGCAGCAAAGGTATCATGGCATGAAAAGGAGACTGGTGATAGGACAAATATGAAACATTCAGATGCTGCAGTAAGTGTACTTGTCTCGTCTCACACTTCTAAATTGTTAGATGGTATCAGGCCTCAGGCATGGTAGAGGTTCTCAAAACTTGAGGATTTTTAACCTTTGCATTTGTGCTTATCATCTTAATTCTTGTGACCTCATGTTAGACCTTTTTTTCTCTGGCCTTTACATTAAGACTTACAGTGCAGCATTCATGTTTTATTGATAGTTTAATGCTTAGTAGCATGAGTTCTGCTTAGTGATGTGTCATTCTTGCCCACTTAGGATTCTAGCACACCAATAAACTAGCATCATCCGCTTTATATGACATTGTTGGTTTTTTTGCTGACATTCTAGAAATATGTTCATTTTAGTAACTTCTTCCTTTTAATTTATCAAGGCATTTAATGCAAGATAAGCAACTGTCAAAAGCATTTAGATGATAGATGTTCTCTCTTTATAAGTTTGGGGGgagttagttgagttgagttgtgtgCATCTCTTATTATGTTGTGCAGAAAAGTGGAGACGTTTTCTTTCCTAATTTCTGGATAATATTTTTTCCAGTGTGTTTGAACTTCAAATTTGAGGGGAAGATTATCACTAAATGCTGTTGTGCAAGTAAAAATTTCAAAGTGCATGATTGAATGAGAAATCCTTAGTTATAATTGATTGTGACTTGTGCCTTCTTCTATAATGTATGGCAATGCTTATCATTAAATCATGATAAATATGCACATCTGTTGACGCCATTTTCTTTAACTCATATTTACTTAGGGTCACCTGAGACTCTGCAATGGCACTGCATTATCTGCTGGGGAATGGGCTGACAGCCTCACCAACATTAGTGTTGGAGATCTACTGTCAGAAGTGCCTCATGATGTAGATCCTAACTGCATTGAACTACCTATTGCTCAAAGTAGCCAATGTCTTCAACAAATACCATTTAGCTGTGATTCATTTGATGCTGCTATTGCTGCTCATATGTCAAGACATCAGAATAAGATCGTATCTCCTTCCACAGTGGCATCCCACATATTTTCAATCTGGGATGCTGAAGAAACATGTGATGCCTTCTCATTTCAAAAGAATCATGCTCTGCACCAGGAAATTCCTACTTCAATCGATGCTGTCTCTCCAGGGGCTGGCAAACAGATGAACTCAATGGTTTCTGGTGCTTTTGTTGAGGTATTATTTTGTACTGAAATTTTGTTCGAGCTATCAttgtaagttgaaaggaaaattttaccgtataaccatacgaccggctatgttatatggtagtgattgttgggcattgaaggagtcgtatgcgtctaagataagagttgcagagatgagaatgttaaggtggatgagtggctatactagactagataaagtccgtaatgagagtatcagagaaaaggtaggagtggtactaattgaggataagttgagagaagggatattgaggtggtttggtcatgtgaagcgtaaacatacggaggctccagttagacaagttgagcacattaggttagatgatagaaagaaaaaaaggggtagacctaaattgacttggaggaaagtagtacaacatgaccgcattataaatttctgaggatttaatccaaaatcgtttagagtggagaaagcgaatccatatagccgactccaaatttttgggataaaggcttaattgagttgagttgagttgagtttatcaTTGTAAGCAGGTTGATCACATGTAAAGTATGCTATTATTGTTGTAGGGATTGCCTAGTGGAGAGGGGCCTGTGGATTATCCTGCTGAAACTGAACCTGTGGATGATTGTTCACCTGATCCACTAGTTGTGGACAACTTGACTAAAGATTTCACTGGGCTAACAGATATCTATTGGGTATGtgctttctcttttctcttttttgTTCCATATCCCCTTTAAATATCGTAGGATAACATTCTGACAGCCATCTGCTAGCTTGATTTCTTTCCAAGGAAGACAGATTGTTTTGTAAACTTAAGTTGCTTAGCTATGAGGGAGATTAAGCTGGATTTTCTGATAATTGACCCGATTGTTGTGCAATACACTGCCtgactttttttcttttcttgctttTTTTGGGCCATGCAGCCTGAATCTTTAGGACCATTGGATCTCGATATACCCTCGTCCAAATACCATAGTGAAGAGTTTATTCTGAATGATAGCCTAAGTGGTTTGAACCGTTTGATAGCCAGCAGCTTGGATGCATTTCAAAATTGCTCCTTCTTTGGGCTGGACGAGAAAGACTCAATGCCTGTAGTTGAAGCTCGAGAAACTTCctcattttcagattttaaaattgGCAGCGGGGTTTGAGATTTCACTAAGTTTTCCGTTCTTAGAAAGTTTCTCGTTATTGGGATATAATGACTAATCCTTTTTTATTTCACTGACGGAATGAGAGTGTGCTGAGGGGGTTGGTGCAAGCCAAGAACATTCTGGTTGTTTGTGGAAAAAGTTCCCTGATCAGAGTCTCCAGCATGTGTACAAAAATAGACATGAATAGTTTCATACGTTTTCATTCTTTATT comes from the Hevea brasiliensis isolate MT/VB/25A 57/8 chromosome 5, ASM3005281v1, whole genome shotgun sequence genome and includes:
- the LOC110650149 gene encoding TSL-kinase interacting protein 1 isoform X1, which encodes MEMESQVSLDSTVHSHNENTSIQHGDTGITSSIPDHVKPQQPAKKPTRQWAAWTREEEESFFTALRQVGKNFEKITRRVQSKNKDQVRHYYYRLVRRMNKLLGPGLCLDAKNSKDTNAAMLRWWSLLEKYSCKASKLHLKPRRFKIFIEALENQLLKDRKKNVRKRPSQVENVSPPVPSTVTSQNRASTLETRTVKLVLVDSQNLQRLGAGKGSLKRNVNIGVIRGNRGDSTAMKPARQRRKQVGVVLSAAYKKWEKAAIAGVSLVADAAEHLERTATDKEIEHDHQLKSPDAIEKGLLPLSAFSQNYYVNAQTNMKLKLQLFPIDDGTRRALETDKHNPHLELTLSTRKKISSVLEHLNRKWGNSSIASGELMLFPYSALRENLVGNQRWTQDSIVSALDVYTSIGSPPVFRLRYGWFSNIELASVRLQAPSASSSIPGGNSIDMENEKRKTVDSITTSGLSTNDRSEKNMDLCKDQLSTGIKSHDYALSSTDVPNDLSGFATGPRNNFDGSSDPAAKVSWHEKETGDRTNMKHSDAAGHLRLCNGTALSAGEWADSLTNISVGDLLSEVPHDVDPNCIELPIAQSSQCLQQIPFSCDSFDAAIAAHMSRHQNKIVSPSTVASHIFSIWDAEETCDAFSFQKNHALHQEIPTSIDAVSPGAGKQMNSMVSGAFVEGLPSGEGPVDYPAETEPVDDCSPDPLVVDNLTKDFTGLTDIYWPESLGPLDLDIPSSKYHSEEFILNDSLSGLNRLIASSLDAFQNCSFFGLDEKDSMPVVEARETSSFSDFKIGSGV
- the LOC110650149 gene encoding TSL-kinase interacting protein 1 isoform X2 codes for the protein MEMESQVSLDSTVHSHNENTSIQHGDTGITSSIPDHVKPQQPAKKPTRQWAAWTREEEESFFTALRQVGKNFEKITRRVQSKNKDQVRHYYYRLVRRMNKLLGPGLCLDAKNSKDTNAAMLRWWSLLEKYSCKASKLHLKPRRFKIFIEALENQLLKDRKKNVRKRPSQVENVSPPVPSTVTSQNRASTLETRTVKLVLVDSQNLQRLGAGKGSLKRNVNIGVIRGNRGDSTAMKPARQRRKQGVVLSAAYKKWEKAAIAGVSLVADAAEHLERTATDKEIEHDHQLKSPDAIEKGLLPLSAFSQNYYVNAQTNMKLKLQLFPIDDGTRRALETDKHNPHLELTLSTRKKISSVLEHLNRKWGNSSIASGELMLFPYSALRENLVGNQRWTQDSIVSALDVYTSIGSPPVFRLRYGWFSNIELASVRLQAPSASSSIPGGNSIDMENEKRKTVDSITTSGLSTNDRSEKNMDLCKDQLSTGIKSHDYALSSTDVPNDLSGFATGPRNNFDGSSDPAAKVSWHEKETGDRTNMKHSDAAGHLRLCNGTALSAGEWADSLTNISVGDLLSEVPHDVDPNCIELPIAQSSQCLQQIPFSCDSFDAAIAAHMSRHQNKIVSPSTVASHIFSIWDAEETCDAFSFQKNHALHQEIPTSIDAVSPGAGKQMNSMVSGAFVEGLPSGEGPVDYPAETEPVDDCSPDPLVVDNLTKDFTGLTDIYWPESLGPLDLDIPSSKYHSEEFILNDSLSGLNRLIASSLDAFQNCSFFGLDEKDSMPVVEARETSSFSDFKIGSGV
- the LOC110650149 gene encoding TSL-kinase interacting protein 1 isoform X3; protein product: MEMESQVSLDSTVHSHNENTSIQHGDTGITSSIPDHVKPQQPAKKPTRQWAAWTREEEESFFTALRQVGKNFEKITRRVQSKNKDQVRHYYYRLVRRMNKLLGPGLCLDAKNSKDTNAAMLRWWSLLEKYSCKASKLHLKPRRFKIFIEALENQLLKDRKKNVRKRPSQVENVSPPVPSTVTSQNRASTLETRTVKLVLVDSQNLQRLGAGKGSLKRNVNIGVIRGNRGDSTAMKPARQRRKQAAYKKWEKAAIAGVSLVADAAEHLERTATDKEIEHDHQLKSPDAIEKGLLPLSAFSQNYYVNAQTNMKLKLQLFPIDDGTRRALETDKHNPHLELTLSTRKKISSVLEHLNRKWGNSSIASGELMLFPYSALRENLVGNQRWTQDSIVSALDVYTSIGSPPVFRLRYGWFSNIELASVRLQAPSASSSIPGGNSIDMENEKRKTVDSITTSGLSTNDRSEKNMDLCKDQLSTGIKSHDYALSSTDVPNDLSGFATGPRNNFDGSSDPAAKVSWHEKETGDRTNMKHSDAAGHLRLCNGTALSAGEWADSLTNISVGDLLSEVPHDVDPNCIELPIAQSSQCLQQIPFSCDSFDAAIAAHMSRHQNKIVSPSTVASHIFSIWDAEETCDAFSFQKNHALHQEIPTSIDAVSPGAGKQMNSMVSGAFVEGLPSGEGPVDYPAETEPVDDCSPDPLVVDNLTKDFTGLTDIYWPESLGPLDLDIPSSKYHSEEFILNDSLSGLNRLIASSLDAFQNCSFFGLDEKDSMPVVEARETSSFSDFKIGSGV